In Meleagris gallopavo isolate NT-WF06-2002-E0010 breed Aviagen turkey brand Nicholas breeding stock chromosome 5, Turkey_5.1, whole genome shotgun sequence, a single window of DNA contains:
- the LOC104910961 gene encoding leucine zipper protein 2-like, with protein sequence MHIKKESQNCRFWKGPQEIIESNSPSKQNASAERESLHVASRKEENQSVQECDSQDVGKTCLGNYNNSTSRLKTAETETSLQMLRNPPWTKPEDKKSPEKNEKKFEDSVSTKEKKL encoded by the exons atgcatattaaaaaagaatCGCAGAATTGCAGgttttggaagggacctcaagagatcattgagtccaactctcCTTCTAAA CAAAATGCctcagcagagagagagagtcTGCACGTGGCctcaagaaaggaagaaaaccagaGTGTGCAGGAGTGTGATTCCCAGGAT GTTGGCAAGACATGTTTGGGGAATTACAATAATTCAACATCTCGTTTGAAGACAGCAGAAACAGAGACAAGCTTGCAG ATGTTGCGCAACCCTCCATGGACTAAACCTGAAGATAAAAAATCAcctgaaaaaaatgagaaaaagttcGAAGATTCTGTtagcacaaaagaaaagaaactgtaa